A genomic window from Ruminiclostridium cellulolyticum H10 includes:
- the glmS gene encoding glutamine--fructose-6-phosphate transaminase (isomerizing), producing MCGIVGYIGNRKAVPVLINGLSKLEYRGYDSAGVSVNEGGLLKVIKCKGRLACLEEKLETEKLSGCMGIGHTRWATHGEPNDVNSHPHISQSGEIAVVHNGIIENYMQIKEFLKDQGYVFKSETDTEVIAHLVEYYYEGDLVDAVMKVIDEIEGSYALGVLCKDDENMFVCARKDSPLIIGLGEGENFIASDIPAILEYTRDIYILEDKEVAILTRDSVQVFNSLGAAVDKEIFKVNWDVKAAEKDGYEHFMMKEMYEEPKVIRDTINPRIKDGELVLDNVTITEEDISKLEKIYIVACGTAYHAGVIGKYIIEKLCRIPVEVDVASEFRYRDPLVSDKNMTIIISQSGETLDTLFALRESKKRGARILSIVNVVGSSIARDSDDVLYTWAGPEIAVASTKAYNTQLTALYMVALELGLKKGTITKEEADAILGQLKQIPNDIEKILENKEDIQKFAHQHYNAKSIFFIGRGLDYALSLEGSLKLKEISYIHSEAYAGGELKHGTIALIEKGTLVVCPMTQDNLFDKMVSNIREVKARGAVVLAITQEKHAEELKKTADTVITIPDVDSLVAPISAVTPLQLFAYYMALEKGCDVDKPRNLAKSVTVE from the coding sequence ATGTGTGGAATAGTTGGATATATTGGAAATAGAAAAGCAGTGCCTGTTCTTATAAATGGATTGTCAAAGCTTGAATACAGAGGGTATGATTCAGCGGGTGTCTCTGTTAATGAGGGCGGGTTATTAAAGGTTATTAAATGCAAGGGCAGACTTGCATGTCTTGAAGAAAAGCTTGAGACCGAGAAACTAAGCGGATGTATGGGAATTGGTCATACCAGATGGGCTACTCATGGTGAACCTAACGATGTGAATTCACATCCCCACATAAGCCAGTCCGGTGAGATAGCTGTTGTCCATAACGGGATTATTGAAAATTATATGCAGATAAAGGAGTTTTTAAAGGATCAGGGATATGTTTTTAAATCTGAGACCGATACCGAAGTTATAGCACACCTCGTAGAATATTATTACGAAGGTGACCTTGTAGATGCAGTAATGAAGGTAATCGATGAAATCGAGGGCTCCTACGCACTTGGAGTTCTTTGTAAGGACGATGAGAATATGTTTGTTTGTGCGAGAAAAGACAGCCCATTGATCATAGGTCTTGGGGAAGGTGAGAACTTTATAGCGTCGGATATTCCTGCAATTCTTGAATATACCAGAGATATTTATATTCTTGAAGACAAGGAAGTTGCCATTTTGACAAGGGACAGCGTACAGGTATTTAATAGCCTTGGTGCTGCTGTTGACAAAGAGATTTTTAAGGTAAACTGGGATGTTAAGGCGGCTGAGAAGGACGGATACGAGCATTTTATGATGAAGGAAATGTATGAAGAGCCAAAGGTTATAAGAGATACTATAAATCCTCGTATAAAGGATGGAGAACTGGTTCTTGATAATGTCACCATAACCGAGGAAGATATAAGTAAGCTTGAAAAAATATATATCGTTGCCTGCGGAACAGCATACCATGCAGGTGTTATAGGAAAATACATTATTGAAAAGCTTTGCAGAATCCCGGTAGAAGTGGATGTTGCATCGGAATTCCGTTACCGTGATCCTCTTGTTTCAGATAAGAATATGACAATAATAATAAGTCAATCGGGAGAAACTTTGGATACTCTATTTGCACTTCGTGAATCAAAGAAAAGAGGGGCAAGAATTCTGTCTATAGTTAATGTTGTAGGCAGCTCTATTGCACGTGATTCAGATGATGTTCTATACACATGGGCAGGGCCTGAGATTGCAGTTGCATCAACAAAAGCGTACAATACCCAGCTGACGGCTCTTTATATGGTGGCCCTTGAGCTTGGACTAAAAAAGGGTACAATCACAAAAGAGGAAGCTGATGCTATTCTGGGGCAGCTGAAACAGATTCCAAACGATATTGAAAAGATTCTGGAAAACAAGGAAGATATACAGAAGTTTGCTCATCAGCATTACAATGCTAAGAGTATATTCTTTATTGGAAGAGGACTTGACTATGCTCTCTCGCTGGAGGGCTCGTTGAAGCTGAAGGAAATCTCATATATTCACTCGGAGGCGTACGCAGGCGGTGAGTTAAAGCACGGAACTATAGCACTTATTGAAAAAGGTACTCTTGTTGTTTGTCCAATGACTCAGGATAATCTGTTTGACAAAATGGTAAGCAATATCCGTGAAGTTAAAGCCAGAGGGGCTGTGGTTCTTGCTATTACACAGGAAAAACATGCAGAGGAACTAAAAAAGACAGCGGACACAGTAATTACAATACCTGACGTTGATTCCCTCGTTGCCCCAATTTCAGCAGTTACCCCTCTTCAGCTCTTCGCCTACTATATGGCGTTAGAAAAGGGCTGCGATGTTGACAAGCCGAGGAATCTTGCTAAGAGTGTAACGGTGGAGTAA
- the glmM gene encoding phosphoglucosamine mutase, whose translation MGRLFGTDGVRGVANLELTPKLAYQLGQAGAYVLTGETKHTPKILVGMDTRISGDMLEAALISGICSVGAQVVSLGVIPTPAIAYLTRQYDADAGVVISASHNPFEYNGIKFFNSNGYKLPDAIEDKIEEIIQNGGEDLPKPVGQNIGFKCYQENALEDYVNFVKGTITGDFEGIKVAIDCANGASFQAAPMALFDLKADVSVINNEPDGTNINSGCGSTHMRQLQAYVKEIKADIGFAFDGDADRVLAVDENGNIVDGDQIMAIIGLYLKDKGILSQNTIVATVMSNMGLDIMAKNKGLTIEKTKVGDRYVLEEMLNKGYMLGGEQSGHIIFLDHNTTGDGLLTAVQLLKVLKDSGKKLSELAGVMEILPQVLINAKVTNEKKYKYLDDEVIKKMCKELEDEFKGEGRVLIRPSGTEPLVRVMIEGKDKDIITRRAKELVRVIEGRLS comes from the coding sequence ATGGGAAGATTATTTGGAACTGACGGGGTCAGAGGTGTTGCAAATCTTGAATTGACTCCTAAGCTTGCATATCAGCTTGGCCAGGCAGGTGCTTATGTACTTACCGGAGAAACCAAGCATACACCAAAAATACTGGTTGGTATGGATACAAGAATATCAGGAGATATGCTGGAAGCTGCTCTTATTTCTGGAATTTGTTCTGTAGGAGCACAGGTTGTCAGCCTTGGTGTAATTCCAACTCCTGCAATTGCGTACCTTACAAGGCAGTATGATGCGGATGCGGGTGTTGTTATTTCAGCTTCACATAACCCTTTTGAATATAATGGGATTAAGTTTTTTAATTCAAACGGGTATAAGTTGCCTGATGCTATCGAAGATAAAATTGAAGAGATAATACAAAATGGTGGCGAAGATCTGCCTAAACCTGTTGGTCAGAATATTGGATTTAAATGTTATCAGGAAAATGCACTAGAAGATTATGTAAACTTTGTAAAGGGTACTATTACAGGGGATTTTGAAGGGATTAAGGTGGCTATTGATTGTGCAAATGGGGCATCCTTTCAAGCGGCTCCGATGGCATTGTTTGATTTAAAGGCGGATGTAAGTGTTATAAATAATGAACCTGACGGAACAAATATAAACAGCGGCTGCGGTTCAACTCATATGCGGCAGCTTCAGGCATATGTAAAGGAGATAAAGGCTGACATAGGTTTTGCTTTTGATGGTGACGCTGACAGAGTTCTTGCTGTTGACGAAAACGGCAATATTGTAGACGGCGACCAGATAATGGCTATTATCGGCCTGTATCTGAAGGATAAGGGGATACTGTCTCAAAATACAATCGTGGCAACAGTTATGAGCAACATGGGACTAGATATTATGGCTAAAAATAAAGGCCTTACTATTGAGAAAACAAAGGTTGGAGACAGATACGTTCTGGAAGAAATGCTCAATAAAGGATATATGCTCGGCGGTGAGCAGTCGGGCCATATTATATTCCTGGATCATAATACTACGGGAGACGGTCTTTTAACTGCTGTTCAGCTGCTGAAGGTTTTAAAGGATTCGGGTAAAAAGCTTTCAGAGCTTGCGGGAGTAATGGAGATATTGCCACAGGTATTGATAAATGCTAAGGTAACCAATGAAAAGAAGTATAAGTATCTTGACGACGAAGTAATCAAGAAGATGTGTAAGGAGCTTGAGGACGAGTTCAAGGGTGAAGGAAGAGTTCTTATAAGACCGTCGGGAACTGAACCATTGGTTAGGGTAATGATTGAAGGTAAGGACAAGGATATTATTACCAGACGTGCTAAGGAACTTGTAAGGGTTATTGAAGGAAGATTGTCCTAG
- a CDS encoding CdaR family protein, protein MKEFLKKDLTLKIFSILFAIFLWFAINPVQTEHYTVPLNVINEESLKSQGLVLNSKNFNKYVVVIVRDKGDVLNDIKDSDFEVTLDLSKVKSVNDKVIALEPPVYLGRERINPKNIELKQKTITLDLARIEENPFIVQVETFGKLPAGYEIISKTAQPNTVSIQDIDTVLDSVGSVKAFVDVTGLDRNLEIRKECKVYDKKGVEMPGLGKKLSVDIKIEVGKRVPVIPITQGAPAESFLEGEYSVKPNSILITGDPDIMEGVNDVKTVPINLENANKTLNTQVLLQIPDGLKLVSSTREVNVTVQIIPLDVKTYEFEPRDITLEDTRNDNTLAYEIIGPVTVTLKGKKEDMANVTVNSLLAKVNVDGLKDGEHRIPLQVTLPPNITQSGEAKVLVKITKVPAEENQNMQQDTNK, encoded by the coding sequence GTGAAGGAATTCCTCAAAAAGGATTTAACATTAAAAATATTTTCAATATTATTTGCTATATTTCTATGGTTTGCAATTAACCCTGTACAGACCGAGCATTATACTGTTCCGTTAAATGTTATAAATGAAGAGAGCCTTAAATCACAAGGACTTGTTTTGAACAGTAAAAACTTCAACAAATATGTTGTTGTAATTGTAAGGGACAAGGGTGATGTTCTTAATGACATAAAGGACTCTGATTTTGAAGTAACCCTTGACTTGTCTAAAGTTAAAAGTGTGAATGATAAGGTTATTGCATTAGAACCTCCTGTTTATCTGGGCAGGGAGAGAATTAATCCCAAAAATATAGAACTCAAGCAGAAAACGATTACTCTTGATTTGGCACGTATAGAGGAAAATCCATTTATAGTTCAGGTAGAAACCTTCGGCAAACTTCCCGCAGGTTACGAAATAATTTCTAAAACTGCTCAGCCAAACACAGTCTCAATACAGGATATTGACACTGTATTGGATTCGGTTGGTTCTGTAAAGGCTTTTGTTGATGTAACCGGGCTGGACAGAAACCTAGAAATTAGGAAGGAATGTAAGGTGTATGACAAAAAAGGTGTAGAGATGCCTGGACTTGGGAAAAAACTAAGCGTTGACATAAAGATAGAGGTTGGGAAAAGGGTTCCGGTCATTCCAATTACGCAGGGTGCCCCGGCGGAAAGTTTTCTGGAGGGCGAATATTCTGTAAAGCCTAACAGCATACTAATTACAGGCGATCCGGATATTATGGAGGGAGTAAACGACGTTAAGACTGTTCCAATAAATCTTGAAAATGCCAATAAAACTTTAAATACACAGGTTTTATTGCAGATTCCGGATGGTCTCAAGCTTGTAAGTTCTACTCGTGAAGTCAATGTTACAGTACAGATTATTCCATTGGATGTAAAAACCTATGAATTTGAACCTAGGGATATAACTCTCGAAGACACTAGAAATGACAATACGCTCGCTTATGAGATTATAGGGCCTGTAACCGTAACGTTAAAGGGGAAAAAGGAGGATATGGCTAATGTAACGGTCAATAGCCTGCTGGCTAAAGTAAATGTAGACGGGCTGAAGGATGGAGAACACCGTATTCCGTTGCAGGTTACATTACCGCCAAACATTACTCAGTCAGGCGAGGCTAAAGTACTTGTAAAAATAACAAAAGTACCTGCCGAAGAAAATCAGAATATGCAGCAGGACACAAATAAATAG
- a CDS encoding NAD(P)/FAD-dependent oxidoreductase has product MKILISNLVTTLDGGQEELEHQVLQKLRINSNSVKYIKVVKQSTDARKKLRFVYSVTCELIDGVRIPADKDIRVIEELPEEKLLPGNKPMGGRPLVIGVGPSGLFCALVLAQNGYKPVVIERGGNINERIEKVDNYWKFGNLDTETNVQFGEGGAGTFSDGKLTTRINDARCEKVLSEFHRFGAPDEILYKAKPHIGTDILKNVVVQMRMEIERLGGTVLFNTKMVDIKSHNGEISRVYTNTNSFIDTNAVVLAIGHSARDTFEMLYRKGITFVQKPFSIGVRIEHPQEVINTAQYGDAAGHPAIGPADYQLFCKFLQRTAYSFCMCPGGIVVASASEKDTIVTNGMSEFKRDRDNANSALVVSVGPGDFGSQHPLAGIEFQRKWERLAFNTGGSRNGAPVQRLEDFLEGRVGGLGSVKPSYTGETRCADINNCLPDYVTDSMKQSISYFDRRLKGFGMKDALLTGVETRTSSPVRIPRNDKLECIDLQGLYPAGEGAGYAGGIVSAAVDGIRIAEQIIKTYSTPK; this is encoded by the coding sequence ATGAAGATTTTAATATCAAATCTGGTAACAACACTTGATGGAGGACAAGAGGAACTTGAACATCAGGTGCTTCAAAAGCTAAGAATTAACAGTAATTCAGTTAAATATATAAAAGTTGTTAAGCAATCAACAGATGCCAGGAAAAAACTACGTTTTGTTTACTCGGTTACATGTGAGCTTATTGATGGTGTCAGAATACCTGCAGATAAGGACATTCGGGTTATTGAGGAATTGCCGGAGGAAAAATTGCTTCCTGGAAATAAACCAATGGGCGGAAGACCACTTGTGATAGGAGTTGGCCCTTCAGGTCTTTTCTGTGCACTTGTGCTTGCCCAGAACGGTTACAAGCCAGTTGTAATTGAAAGAGGAGGAAATATCAACGAACGTATCGAAAAGGTTGATAACTATTGGAAATTTGGAAATCTTGATACAGAAACTAATGTTCAGTTCGGAGAAGGGGGAGCAGGTACTTTTTCCGATGGGAAGCTTACAACGAGAATAAATGATGCAAGGTGCGAAAAGGTTCTTAGTGAATTTCATAGGTTTGGTGCACCTGACGAAATATTATACAAAGCAAAACCCCATATTGGTACAGATATTCTAAAGAATGTTGTAGTGCAAATGAGAATGGAGATTGAACGTCTTGGGGGAACTGTTCTTTTTAATACGAAGATGGTAGATATTAAATCCCACAATGGAGAAATCAGCAGGGTTTATACTAATACAAACTCTTTTATAGACACAAACGCTGTAGTTCTGGCAATAGGCCACAGTGCAAGGGATACCTTTGAAATGCTGTATAGGAAGGGAATTACCTTTGTACAGAAGCCATTTTCAATTGGTGTAAGAATTGAACATCCTCAAGAGGTGATTAATACGGCTCAATATGGTGATGCAGCAGGACATCCCGCAATAGGACCGGCAGATTATCAGCTTTTCTGCAAATTTCTCCAACGTACTGCATATTCCTTTTGTATGTGTCCCGGAGGTATAGTTGTTGCATCAGCTTCCGAAAAAGATACTATCGTTACCAATGGTATGAGCGAGTTCAAAAGGGACAGGGATAATGCAAACAGTGCACTGGTGGTTTCTGTAGGACCGGGGGATTTCGGAAGTCAGCACCCCCTTGCAGGTATAGAATTTCAAAGAAAATGGGAGAGGCTTGCTTTTAATACCGGGGGAAGCCGTAATGGTGCACCTGTACAGAGGCTTGAGGATTTTTTGGAGGGAAGAGTAGGAGGTCTTGGCAGTGTAAAGCCTAGCTATACCGGCGAAACCCGTTGTGCGGATATTAATAATTGTCTGCCGGATTACGTTACGGATAGTATGAAGCAATCAATAAGCTATTTTGACAGAAGGTTAAAAGGGTTTGGTATGAAAGATGCTCTGTTGACTGGTGTTGAAACAAGAACCTCATCGCCAGTGAGGATTCCAAGAAACGACAAGCTCGAATGTATTGATTTGCAGGGACTTTATCCTGCAGGCGAGGGAGCAGGTTATGCAGGAGGAATAGTAAGTGCGGCTGTAGACGGAATACGTATAGCCGAACAGATTATTAAAACTTATTCCACTCCAAAATAG